The following DNA comes from Mucilaginibacter jinjuensis.
GTAAAATACCACATTAATCTATAATAGTAGTATTGGGATAATATTAAGATAGATTGGGATTATAAAATACCAGAGGGAGCGAGCATTGGAGAGATTTGGTTCATCAAATTAAAACAACGCAAAATGAAACCCTTAACTAAAATCTACCTGCTGTTTACAATCGCTTTCTTAAGTATTATCCATATTTCAAAGGCGCAAAGTATTAATATAGATGCCGTAACGGCTTATTGGAAACTCACTGATAAACTCAAACAAAACATCCCGCTTACTGATGAACAATGGAATACCTTCATCGCCATCGATGGTAATAAAACTTATGCGGAATCTGAATTTACAGCCCGCGATTTAGGTTATTATCGCAAAGCCATTGAGATTGTATACATGCCAAAAAACGATTCGATAATGAAGGTGAACCTTAAAGCCCAGAACTGGTACTGCATGTTGGCCAAACGTTATAAAGATGAAGAAACTGCATTGAAAGCCTACCTAGCCAACACTATTCAAAACCCTGCTTATTTTAATAATGCTTACCAGTATGTCTACGAATATCTGCCTAAAAAAGCGCAGCATCATGTAGAGGGATTGAAACTGTATTATAACTGCTTATCTAACGATGCCGTGTCGTATCCCAACGGCTTATTCTTTAGCCTGCTCTCGGTTATCGACAACGCCAAAGCTAAAACCGGTACGCTCGAAGCTCACGAACTGCACCACCGCTTAAGGCCAAGGCTTGATTTCGACAGCACCAAAGTGAGCAATGCACATGCCGATGGTTTACTTTGGGCCATCACCGCTATCCCTAACGAGGGTATTGCCGATATGATTGATAAACCCGGCGACTATAGGATAGATACAGCCGGTATTAAAGAATGGTTGCTCGATCCCGCACCTGCCACTTTAAAATCATTGGATTCATGCATGCAACTCATGGCCGCTAATAAAACCACAGGTTTAGAAAAGATAAGGTACTATAGAAACATGCTTAAAAGTACCGTAGGCCACATGCCCGGCTTTTATATGGCGCGTGTGATAGTAAAGAATGGGTACAAAAAACAAATGGTTAATCTGTCTGATGATCCCTTTCAGTTCTTTTTCACTTATAACAAGGCAGCAAAAAAAGATAATGAACATCCTTATATATTTTCGGATGTAAGTATAAACTACTTGAAAGAGTTGAGGAAAACGCTGAATTAAAAAGATAAGCCAATAATGAAAATGAGACCGTTATCGGTCTCATTTCTTGTATGTAAATAATTAAGCTGGAGGTTAAGTTTTTTACTGGTGTTGTTAACGTAATGTTAAAGTCACAAAAAACTTAATATTGCATTACTTTTCTATATGCGTATTTGATAAATAGTTGATATTTAACTATTTATTAATGCGCTATGATAGTACTTTTGAAAGAAAATAGTCATAATTGTTAAAGTATTTCCAGAACTATAAACAAGTAATGTATTAACCTGTTATAATTGCATTATCAAGCTTAAAAAATGGCATTCAACGCGATTTTGTACACCGTACAGCTTAAATATCTACACTAATAATTAAATTTTTAGTATTTATAAAAATACATCTGCAAAATGAGTAAACAGCCTTTTAATGAAATCGACGAACTGAGTGTAAATACCATTCGTTTCCTGGCAACAGACATGGTTCAAGAAGCTAATTCCGGTCACCCGGGCTTGCCGCTTGGCGCTGCACCGATGGCTTACGTATTATGGAGCCGTTTCCTGCGCTTTAATCCGAAAGATCCGAAATGGCCAAACCGCGACCGTTTTGTATTATCTGCAGGCCACGGGTCGGCACTATTATATAGCTTACTGCATTTGTATGGTTACGACCTGCCAATGTCAGAAGTTAAAAAATTCAGACAATTAGGTTCTAAAACTCCGGGTCACCCAGAGTCAACCCATACACCGGGTATCGAAGTTACAACTGGTCCATTGGGTCAGGGTTTTGGTAATGGCGTAGGTATGGCTATGGCTCACGAGTTTCTGGCCGCTAAATACAATCGTGATGGTCATGATTTGATCGACCACTACGTTTACAGCATTGTAAGTGATGGCGATTTAA
Coding sequences within:
- a CDS encoding DUF5700 domain-containing putative Zn-dependent protease, which encodes MKPLTKIYLLFTIAFLSIIHISKAQSINIDAVTAYWKLTDKLKQNIPLTDEQWNTFIAIDGNKTYAESEFTARDLGYYRKAIEIVYMPKNDSIMKVNLKAQNWYCMLAKRYKDEETALKAYLANTIQNPAYFNNAYQYVYEYLPKKAQHHVEGLKLYYNCLSNDAVSYPNGLFFSLLSVIDNAKAKTGTLEAHELHHRLRPRLDFDSTKVSNAHADGLLWAITAIPNEGIADMIDKPGDYRIDTAGIKEWLLDPAPATLKSLDSCMQLMAANKTTGLEKIRYYRNMLKSTVGHMPGFYMARVIVKNGYKKQMVNLSDDPFQFFFTYNKAAKKDNEHPYIFSDVSINYLKELRKTLN